Proteins found in one Cetobacterium somerae genomic segment:
- a CDS encoding twin-arginine translocase TatA/TatE family subunit, translating to MFGRLGPFELILILCIALVVFGPSKLPEIGKSLGKAIKEFKGHANDISKDIDPNNTQSKNEGNSEK from the coding sequence ATGTTTGGAAGATTAGGACCGTTTGAATTGATATTAATATTATGTATAGCGTTAGTAGTTTTTGGACCATCAAAGTTACCAGAAATTGGAAAAAGTTTGGGAAAAGCTATAAAAGAGTTTAAAGGGCACGCTAATGATATTAGTAAGGATATAGATCCAAATAATACGCAATCAAAGAATGAGGGAAATAGTGAAAAATAA
- the fdhD gene encoding formate dehydrogenase accessory sulfurtransferase FdhD, with translation MLRKSNVCEEAPVELRINREKLVTFMCSPYDLEDLALGHLYTRGIVKSKNDLESIAACKDARLIATYTLGEVKDDLFTIPKVVLSGCGSGALFDEKVMQKEKIEYPHQISLERIKNIAREMLEGAIMYKNSGGMHCASIGNTNGEVVIREDIGRHNAVDKVIGAALNKEFDLKNSVITTTGRLSLDMVLKAVATKIPVVATISIPSSLAIELAEKLGVCLIGRVGKNDPIIYTFENRIK, from the coding sequence ATGTTAAGAAAAAGCAATGTATGTGAAGAAGCACCCGTAGAGCTTAGAATAAATAGAGAGAAATTGGTAACGTTTATGTGTTCACCATATGATTTAGAGGATTTAGCTTTAGGTCACCTTTACACAAGAGGAATAGTAAAGAGTAAAAATGATTTAGAAAGTATTGCAGCTTGCAAAGATGCTAGACTTATTGCTACGTATACTTTAGGAGAAGTAAAAGATGATTTATTTACTATTCCAAAGGTAGTTTTAAGTGGATGTGGAAGTGGAGCACTTTTTGATGAAAAAGTTATGCAAAAAGAAAAAATAGAATATCCTCATCAAATATCTTTAGAAAGAATAAAAAATATTGCAAGAGAGATGTTAGAGGGTGCAATAATGTATAAAAATAGTGGTGGAATGCATTGTGCATCAATTGGAAATACAAATGGTGAAGTTGTTATAAGAGAGGATATAGGAAGACATAATGCTGTTGATAAAGTCATTGGAGCAGCTTTAAATAAAGAATTTGATTTAAAAAATTCGGTTATAACAACTACAGGAAGATTATCTTTGGATATGGTACTTAAAGCCGTAGCAACTAAAATACCTGTTGTAGCTACAATTAGTATTCCAAGTAGTTTAGCAATAGAATTAGCGGAAAAATTGGGAGTTTGTTTAATTGGAAGGGTTGGAAAAAATGATCCAATAATTTACACTTTTGAAAATAGAATAAAATAA
- a CDS encoding aldehyde ferredoxin oxidoreductase: protein MSKSYGWAGNILRVNLTTGIITKEPTSKYKDFIGGMGIGYKVIFDEVPAGTKAFDEANKIVFAVGPLTGSGAPSSSRTNITSLFPSNPYNAVGDSHMGGNFAAQLKYAGYDAIIIEGKSNRPVWLKIDNDKVSLESATNVWGKGIKDTTAQLGAIMGKEASIAAIGQAGENMVNLSVIMNGLSHSAGGHGGVLGSKMLKAIGVKGTNAVNIAGKGRELLKLNNYMMKDLIGANNQHVVPSTPQPWSEFHHKGSRWTAREGLTWGAAEGGPIETGIAAAGDVNKVGYRTMKATFDLGPSAEKYTVRMGGCQSCPIRCMSQLKVPKLQDYGLSPYVANTCMGYFSPQRVMFKGNKDIEEKGDGKMFAAVIGASLADDYGVWCNYGLIGTDLKHGYESGIFKKVLPEDEYNSIPWNLLEEKDPAFLIDFYRRIAYKEGELSHLGDGAYWVAKRWDFGDDYWNNPKYGLWSRLGFPKHHSNETNGQVGSLISCMFNRDAQSHTLVNLVGSGLPIEIQKEVVAEIVGSPDGIDPPLNYSPMNEYKAKLAKWAIVKNCLHDSLTLCNWMWPMTVSPHKSRNYRGDLALESKFMTVVTGENYTEESLDLAAERVFTLHRALTVKNMNTINMREEHDGMTDWVFDKDPDIKAFTPGTDKMDREDMQVALTMFYKEMGWDEKTGAPTKETLNRLGMADVAVELERLNLLPA, encoded by the coding sequence ATGAGTAAATCATATGGATGGGCAGGAAATATTTTAAGGGTAAATTTAACAACAGGAATAATAACAAAAGAACCTACGTCTAAGTATAAAGATTTTATTGGTGGAATGGGAATAGGATATAAAGTTATATTTGATGAAGTACCAGCAGGAACAAAAGCTTTTGATGAAGCTAATAAAATAGTATTTGCAGTAGGACCATTAACAGGGTCAGGAGCACCTTCAAGTTCTAGAACAAATATAACATCATTATTTCCATCAAATCCTTACAATGCTGTAGGAGATTCACATATGGGAGGAAATTTTGCAGCTCAATTAAAATATGCAGGATATGATGCTATAATTATTGAAGGAAAATCAAATAGACCAGTTTGGTTAAAAATAGATAATGACAAAGTTTCTTTAGAAAGTGCAACAAATGTATGGGGTAAAGGGATAAAAGATACAACAGCTCAATTAGGAGCAATAATGGGAAAAGAGGCTTCAATAGCAGCAATAGGTCAAGCAGGAGAAAATATGGTAAATCTTTCTGTAATTATGAACGGATTAAGTCATTCAGCAGGAGGACATGGCGGTGTATTAGGATCAAAGATGTTAAAGGCTATTGGAGTAAAAGGGACTAATGCTGTTAATATTGCTGGAAAAGGTAGAGAATTACTAAAGTTAAATAATTATATGATGAAAGATTTAATTGGAGCAAATAATCAACATGTTGTACCAAGTACTCCACAACCGTGGTCTGAGTTTCATCATAAAGGTAGCAGATGGACAGCTAGAGAAGGTTTAACTTGGGGTGCAGCAGAGGGTGGACCGATAGAAACTGGAATTGCAGCAGCAGGCGATGTAAATAAAGTGGGCTATAGAACAATGAAAGCTACATTTGATTTAGGTCCTTCAGCAGAAAAATATACAGTAAGAATGGGAGGATGTCAATCATGCCCAATTAGATGTATGAGCCAATTAAAGGTACCTAAATTACAAGATTATGGACTATCACCTTATGTAGCAAATACTTGTATGGGTTACTTTTCACCTCAAAGAGTGATGTTTAAAGGAAATAAAGATATAGAAGAGAAAGGTGACGGAAAAATGTTTGCTGCAGTTATTGGAGCATCATTAGCTGATGACTATGGAGTATGGTGTAACTATGGTCTTATTGGAACAGATTTAAAACATGGATATGAAAGTGGAATTTTTAAAAAGGTCTTACCAGAAGATGAGTATAACTCTATTCCCTGGAATTTATTAGAAGAAAAAGATCCGGCATTCTTAATTGATTTTTATAGAAGAATAGCTTATAAGGAGGGAGAATTGAGTCATCTCGGAGACGGAGCATATTGGGTTGCTAAAAGATGGGACTTTGGAGATGATTATTGGAATAACCCTAAATATGGATTATGGTCAAGATTAGGATTTCCAAAACATCATTCTAATGAAACAAATGGTCAAGTAGGGTCATTAATAAGCTGTATGTTCAACAGAGATGCTCAGAGTCACACCTTAGTAAATTTAGTTGGAAGCGGTTTACCAATAGAGATTCAAAAAGAGGTTGTAGCAGAAATTGTAGGTTCACCTGATGGAATAGACCCACCATTAAATTATAGCCCAATGAATGAATATAAAGCTAAGTTAGCTAAATGGGCTATTGTAAAAAATTGTTTACATGATTCTTTAACTCTTTGTAATTGGATGTGGCCAATGACAGTTTCTCCACATAAATCAAGAAATTATAGAGGAGATTTAGCTTTAGAATCTAAGTTTATGACTGTGGTAACTGGAGAAAATTATACAGAAGAAAGTTTAGATTTAGCTGCAGAAAGAGTATTTACTTTACATAGAGCATTAACAGTAAAAAATATGAATACGATTAATATGAGAGAAGAACATGATGGAATGACTGATTGGGTATTCGATAAAGATCCAGATATTAAAGCATTTACTCCTGGAACAGATAAGATGGATAGAGAGGATATGCAAGTTGCACTGACAATGTTCTATAAAGAGATGGGATGGGATGAAAAAACAGGAGCTCCTACAAAAGAAACTTTAAATAGATTAGGTATGGCTGATGTTGCAGTAGAGCTTGAAAGATTGAATTTATTACCAGCATAG
- a CDS encoding ferredoxin-like protein, with the protein MSKGLINKVFDKETTRREFLKLTGKGVAGFAVTSSILSMFGFGEEAMAAIALPEGLLVVDRSKCTGCQRCEITCTLQNDGKVQPFLSRIKVGENYNFGTTGPKINYQYEDGQMGNLKMSPVTCKQCREPFCANACPNGAIAADARTGARVVLKDKCVGCGVCTEACPWNLPTIDTENGYATKCTTCGSCVRGCPTDALKVIKWEDISKAHFFSKR; encoded by the coding sequence ATGTCTAAAGGTTTAATTAATAAGGTTTTTGATAAAGAAACTACAAGAAGAGAATTTTTAAAATTAACTGGAAAAGGAGTTGCTGGATTTGCAGTAACCTCTTCAATCTTGTCAATGTTTGGTTTTGGTGAAGAAGCAATGGCGGCAATAGCTTTACCAGAAGGATTATTAGTAGTGGATAGATCAAAATGTACAGGGTGTCAGCGTTGTGAAATAACATGTACATTGCAAAATGATGGAAAAGTTCAACCATTTTTATCTCGAATTAAAGTTGGAGAAAATTATAACTTTGGAACAACAGGCCCTAAAATAAATTACCAGTATGAAGATGGGCAAATGGGGAATTTAAAGATGTCTCCAGTAACATGTAAGCAGTGTAGAGAACCGTTTTGTGCTAATGCTTGTCCCAACGGAGCTATAGCAGCTGATGCAAGAACAGGAGCAAGAGTAGTTTTAAAAGATAAATGTGTGGGATGTGGAGTTTGTACAGAAGCATGTCCATGGAATTTGCCTACAATAGATACAGAAAATGGATATGCGACAAAATGTACAACTTGTGGGTCATGCGTTAGAGGATGCCCTACAGATGCTTTAAAAGTTATTAAGTGGGAAGATATTAGCAAAGCACATTTTTTTAGTAAGAGATAA
- a CDS encoding ABC transporter ATP-binding protein produces MIEIKNLKKYYKDRLILEITNLNFSKGKIYSILGRNGAGKSTLLKILGGILSYDEGNLRYDRDNVILSTQEPLFFKGNVIYNITEPFKLRNLKIELDKVTIFLKEFQIEKLKESSVDNLSGGEKAKIQFIRTILYNKKILLLDEPTASMDKKSTYVVERILSELRDMGCLIIIVTHDYEQAVRISNYIYEVDEGKIIQRGT; encoded by the coding sequence TTGATAGAGATAAAAAATTTAAAAAAATATTATAAAGATAGACTAATTCTAGAGATAACAAATTTAAATTTTTCTAAAGGAAAAATTTATTCAATATTGGGAAGAAATGGTGCTGGAAAAAGTACTCTTTTAAAAATATTAGGTGGTATTTTATCTTATGATGAAGGAAATTTAAGATATGATAGAGATAATGTAATTTTATCTACACAAGAACCACTATTTTTTAAAGGAAATGTTATTTATAACATAACTGAACCATTTAAGTTGAGAAATTTGAAAATAGAATTAGATAAAGTAACTATTTTTTTAAAAGAGTTTCAGATAGAAAAATTGAAAGAATCATCAGTAGATAATTTGTCTGGTGGAGAAAAAGCAAAAATTCAATTTATTAGAACAATTCTTTATAATAAAAAAATATTACTTTTAGATGAGCCTACGGCAAGTATGGATAAAAAAAGCACATATGTAGTAGAAAGAATATTGAGTGAATTAAGGGATATGGGGTGTTTAATAATTATAGTAACACATGATTACGAACAAGCAGTAAGAATAAGTAATTATATTTACGAAGTAGATGAAGGAAAAATAATACAAAGGGGGACGTAA
- a CDS encoding ABC transporter permease, with the protein MNKEIIEIVLLSLFVTGVASILSSIVGFFISLGLFFRKDKIFKKILEFFRALTGVPTIIFGLVVLLMLSRRGILGPLNLLFTPTAIIIAQFLLLLPLVITLCSELLEDDGSRILTTCKILHIPSNKLNRVFFRELKTRFLGIFLVAFARGISEVGSVMLVGGNIKGYTRVMTTYIALSTSMGNYSTSLVIALILFSISFLLNFLIKWVK; encoded by the coding sequence GTGAATAAAGAGATAATAGAGATTGTTTTACTATCTTTATTTGTGACAGGAGTTGCAAGCATTTTAAGTTCAATAGTTGGATTTTTTATAAGCCTTGGATTATTTTTTAGAAAAGATAAAATTTTTAAAAAAATATTGGAGTTTTTTAGAGCTTTAACAGGAGTTCCAACAATAATATTTGGATTAGTAGTACTTCTAATGCTTTCAAGAAGAGGGATTTTGGGACCTTTAAATCTGCTGTTTACACCAACAGCAATAATAATAGCACAATTTTTATTGTTATTGCCACTTGTTATAACATTATGTTCAGAGCTTTTAGAAGATGATGGTAGTAGAATTTTAACAACTTGTAAAATTTTACATATACCGTCAAATAAATTAAATAGAGTTTTTTTTAGAGAGTTAAAAACTAGGTTTTTAGGAATATTTTTAGTAGCTTTTGCCAGAGGAATTTCTGAAGTAGGATCAGTTATGCTAGTTGGAGGAAATATTAAAGGTTATACTAGGGTAATGACGACATATATAGCTTTATCAACATCTATGGGAAACTATAGTACTTCTTTAGTGATAGCATTAATTTTGTTTAGTATTTCTTTTCTATTGAATTTCTTAATAAAATGGGTGAAATAA
- a CDS encoding substrate-binding domain-containing protein — protein sequence MKKSVFLTSLLICTNIYAGEILMGTTTSLDDTGFLTEISKTLKNEKGIELKWIAKGTGEALELGKRGDVDILFTHDPGREEKFIKDGYGVKRHPLMHNYFVVVTDNEKDLTNYPKNLNKLLSKIAKENLIFISRGDKSGTHSKELAMWKEAKIDKNFKNYKEAGLGMAKTLNLTSELQGFTLSDSGTFLKVKDNFKLQEVPLDEKEPLKNIYSILELSNVQESKKDDIKIFIEFMQSKEAEEIMKNYGKNEFGTPLFFVGN from the coding sequence ATGAAAAAGTCCGTATTTTTAACGAGTTTATTAATATGTACAAACATTTATGCAGGAGAAATTCTAATGGGAACGACAACATCTTTAGATGATACAGGTTTTCTAACTGAGATTTCAAAAACATTAAAAAATGAAAAAGGGATTGAATTAAAATGGATTGCTAAAGGGACAGGGGAAGCTTTAGAACTTGGAAAAAGAGGAGATGTAGATATTTTATTTACTCATGATCCTGGAAGAGAAGAAAAATTCATAAAGGATGGGTATGGAGTAAAAAGACATCCGTTGATGCACAATTATTTTGTAGTTGTGACTGATAATGAGAAAGATTTAACAAATTATCCTAAAAACTTAAATAAATTATTAAGTAAGATAGCAAAAGAAAATTTAATATTTATATCAAGAGGTGATAAATCAGGGACACATTCTAAAGAGTTAGCTATGTGGAAAGAAGCAAAAATTGATAAGAATTTTAAAAATTATAAAGAAGCTGGTTTAGGAATGGCTAAAACTTTAAATTTAACTTCTGAACTACAAGGATTTACATTATCTGATAGTGGAACATTTTTAAAAGTAAAAGATAATTTTAAATTACAAGAAGTACCTTTAGATGAAAAAGAACCTTTAAAAAACATATATTCAATTTTAGAATTATCAAATGTTCAAGAGTCAAAAAAAGATGATATTAAAATATTCATAGAGTTCATGCAGTCAAAAGAAGCAGAAGAGATAATGAAAAATTATGGAAAAAATGAATTTGGTACACCATTATTTTTTGTAGGTAATTAA
- the mobA gene encoding molybdenum cofactor guanylyltransferase: MKYKKSVILLAGGKGSRLNYVDKSFLEFKGKPFFEIIIEKLENFSEIIIISNSPEKYLKYNVKVIEDDIKNIGPLGGIFTGLKNALNDECLILSCDTPFIKKEFIEYLGKIKGNYDISIPIHNFYKEPLCALYKKNSLSEITDSIKRKEFKIAKIFQKLNVNWINIDKLKNSEEISKGFFNINTFEDLEIIKKM; encoded by the coding sequence ATGAAATATAAAAAAAGTGTAATTTTATTAGCCGGTGGAAAAGGAAGTAGATTAAATTATGTTGATAAAAGTTTTTTAGAATTTAAGGGAAAGCCATTTTTTGAAATTATAATAGAAAAACTTGAAAATTTTTCAGAAATCATAATTATATCAAATTCTCCAGAAAAGTATTTAAAATACAATGTGAAAGTGATAGAAGATGACATAAAAAATATAGGACCATTAGGTGGAATTTTTACAGGATTAAAAAATGCTTTGAACGATGAATGTTTAATTTTATCTTGTGACACTCCATTTATAAAAAAAGAATTTATAGAGTATTTAGGAAAAATAAAAGGTAATTATGATATATCAATACCTATTCATAATTTTTATAAAGAACCTCTTTGTGCACTATATAAAAAAAATAGTTTGAGTGAGATTACTGATTCTATTAAAAGAAAAGAATTTAAAATAGCTAAAATTTTTCAGAAATTAAATGTAAATTGGATAAATATTGATAAATTAAAAAATTCAGAAGAGATTTCTAAAGGTTTTTTTAATATTAATACTTTTGAAGATTTAGAAATAATAAAAAAAATGTAG
- a CDS encoding 2Fe-2S iron-sulfur cluster binding domain-containing protein, with amino-acid sequence MNFQIEIDGVLTNIKSTQTLLEKCKEMGINIPTLCHHEDLGSQKVCGICIVECNGELLKSCETYPEKNMVIKTKTAEITKKREEILKEIMKNHPNDCLTCEKSKGDCELQNISFEYNIVNRNLLDLKKYEIDNSSSGITRNMNKCILCEKCVAICREVQGLGIYEVIETNGTKEIIIRDRKLLGDTECVSCGQCVKICPVGALTEKNSVTELNRLLKNSEKHIVVQMAPAIKHTIGEEFFINPGVDATSKMVGALKKLGFDKVFSTDFSADVTIMEEGTELIERLIKGKGELPMFTSCCPGWVNYVEQSYPNFIKNLSSCKSPQQMFGALVKSYYSNKLNIPKEDIYVVSIMPCTAKKGESERVEMQENGIKDVDLVITTREFAKLIKMNNIDFNSLPDDLTYDSFMGLGSSAGRIFGSSGGVMEAALRTVSHILTDGQLEIIEFKDLRGFENVKSAEIILGERKIKVAVINGIGSAKRILDAIERKEISFDFIEVMACYGGCISGGGAPIPDNLEVRKARMKGMYSFDSNSTLRKSHENIEVINLYKNYLKEPCGHKSHHILHTTYSNKIKV; translated from the coding sequence ATGAATTTTCAAATAGAAATTGATGGAGTTTTAACAAATATAAAGTCTACACAAACACTTTTAGAAAAATGTAAAGAGATGGGTATAAATATACCCACTCTTTGCCATCATGAAGATTTAGGATCACAAAAAGTTTGTGGAATTTGTATTGTTGAATGCAATGGAGAACTTTTAAAATCTTGTGAAACATATCCAGAAAAAAATATGGTTATAAAGACGAAGACTGCCGAAATAACTAAAAAAAGAGAAGAAATATTAAAAGAGATTATGAAAAATCATCCAAATGATTGTTTAACTTGCGAGAAATCAAAAGGAGATTGTGAATTACAAAATATATCTTTTGAATATAATATAGTAAATAGAAATTTATTAGATTTAAAGAAATATGAAATAGATAATAGTTCATCAGGGATAACTAGAAATATGAATAAATGCATTTTATGTGAAAAATGTGTCGCTATTTGCAGAGAAGTTCAAGGATTAGGAATTTATGAAGTTATAGAAACTAATGGGACTAAAGAAATTATAATAAGAGATAGAAAGCTATTAGGAGATACTGAGTGTGTTTCTTGTGGACAATGTGTAAAAATTTGTCCAGTAGGAGCTTTAACAGAAAAAAATAGTGTAACAGAATTAAATAGACTTTTAAAAAATTCAGAAAAGCATATAGTTGTTCAGATGGCACCAGCGATAAAACATACAATAGGAGAAGAATTTTTTATTAATCCTGGGGTGGATGCAACCTCGAAAATGGTTGGAGCTTTGAAAAAATTAGGGTTTGATAAAGTTTTTAGTACAGATTTTTCAGCAGATGTAACAATAATGGAAGAGGGAACAGAGTTAATCGAGAGATTAATAAAAGGTAAAGGAGAGCTGCCAATGTTTACTTCTTGTTGCCCAGGATGGGTTAATTATGTGGAACAATCATACCCAAATTTTATAAAAAATTTATCAAGTTGTAAGTCTCCTCAGCAAATGTTTGGAGCATTAGTAAAATCTTATTATTCAAATAAATTGAATATTCCTAAAGAAGATATTTATGTTGTTTCAATTATGCCTTGTACTGCTAAAAAGGGTGAAAGTGAAAGAGTAGAAATGCAAGAAAATGGAATTAAAGATGTAGACTTAGTTATAACAACAAGAGAGTTTGCTAAATTAATAAAAATGAATAATATAGATTTTAATTCTTTGCCAGATGATTTAACTTACGATTCATTTATGGGATTAGGATCAAGTGCAGGAAGAATTTTTGGATCTTCTGGTGGTGTCATGGAAGCAGCACTAAGAACGGTAAGTCATATTTTAACTGATGGTCAATTAGAAATTATAGAATTTAAAGATCTAAGAGGATTTGAAAATGTAAAATCTGCAGAAATAATTTTAGGAGAAAGAAAAATTAAAGTAGCCGTAATAAATGGTATTGGATCAGCTAAAAGAATTTTAGATGCCATAGAGAGAAAAGAGATTTCATTTGATTTTATTGAAGTAATGGCATGTTATGGAGGTTGTATAAGTGGTGGTGGAGCACCAATTCCAGATAATTTAGAAGTTAGGAAAGCTAGAATGAAAGGGATGTATTCCTTTGATTCTAATTCAACGCTTAGAAAGTCTCATGAAAATATAGAGGTAATTAATCTTTATAAAAATTATTTAAAAGAACCTTGTGGTCATAAAAGCCATCATATTCTGCATACCACATATTCGAATAAAATAAAAGTATGA
- the fdhF gene encoding formate dehydrogenase subunit alpha, producing MSIKVNKKEYNFIKNKTLLDFLSDLGITIPTLCHDERIKKNEQECGICVVEVDGKLEKACKTMLKDNSTIKTHSELVLKKRKEILENIIKEHALDCLGCKKSGECKLQDYCYEYEVHQNKNDFKESLLIDNSNPFYVINPNKCIACGKCVEICKNLQGSNILEIKEENGRKYAGPIKEEKVNNTKCMSCGNCVSVCPVGALLPKEKEQYRSWETKSVRTTCSYCGVGCQIDFLVKDNKIVEAKPANVAPNDGLLCVKGKFGYKFVNHPDRINTPYIRKNGKLEASSWEEAYNLIQKNIMEIKEKYGSDSFGGLTSARCTNEDNYIFQKLFRAVIGTNNVDHCARLUHSSTVAGLATTLGSGAMTNSIEEVVDSKVIFIIGSNPRENHPVIGSKIKTAKLNGAKVIVADPRMIDLADDADVFLQLNLGTNIALVNGMIHIIIKENLYNKEYVKKNTENFDELVKLVEKYTPEYVSNICGVPKELIEKAARIYSSDVASIFYAMGITQHKAGTNGVMSLSNLALLCGNIGIKFGGINPLRGQNNVQGSCDMGGLPDSYPGYQKVYNPEVKTKFEKEWGVKLNDKIGYTIPEMMHRASHHQLKCLYIMGENPMVSDPDINHIKHALESLDFLIVQDIFMTETAQLADVVLPALSFAEKDGTFTNTERRIQRVRKVVDREGVEPDWKIINNIMNVLGYEKVYKSAEEITNEIAKVTPQYKGLNYKIIDKIGVPWPIGENKKGTSILHMNAPMRGKGLFIPSEQELLGENQCSQYPYLLTNGRNLYHYHTRTMTGKVDGLNEKSPDSYIEIHPQTMRKLNITSGEIIKVISRRGEILTRVSPNEGILEELFFMPFHFAEGACNVLTGADRIDEKCGIPELKVTAVRIEKLI from the coding sequence TTGAGTATAAAGGTCAATAAAAAAGAGTATAATTTTATAAAAAACAAAACTCTTTTAGACTTTTTAAGTGATTTGGGTATAACAATTCCAACATTATGTCATGATGAAAGAATAAAAAAAAATGAACAAGAATGTGGAATATGTGTTGTAGAAGTAGATGGCAAGTTAGAGAAAGCTTGTAAAACTATGCTAAAAGATAATTCTACAATAAAAACTCATAGTGAATTAGTGCTTAAAAAACGAAAAGAGATATTGGAGAATATAATTAAAGAACATGCTTTAGATTGTTTAGGATGCAAAAAATCAGGGGAATGTAAATTACAAGATTATTGTTATGAATATGAAGTTCATCAAAATAAGAATGATTTTAAGGAAAGTTTATTAATAGATAATTCCAATCCATTTTATGTAATAAATCCTAATAAATGCATAGCATGTGGAAAATGTGTGGAAATTTGTAAAAATTTACAAGGAAGTAATATATTAGAAATTAAGGAAGAAAATGGAAGGAAATATGCAGGTCCTATAAAAGAAGAGAAAGTTAATAATACTAAATGTATGTCTTGTGGAAATTGTGTGAGTGTATGTCCTGTAGGAGCTTTATTACCAAAGGAAAAAGAACAATATAGATCATGGGAAACTAAAAGTGTTAGAACTACTTGTTCATATTGTGGTGTAGGATGTCAAATTGATTTTTTAGTTAAAGATAATAAGATAGTTGAAGCAAAACCAGCAAATGTAGCTCCTAATGATGGACTACTATGTGTAAAAGGTAAATTTGGTTATAAGTTTGTAAATCATCCAGATAGGATAAATACACCATATATAAGAAAAAATGGTAAACTAGAAGCATCATCGTGGGAAGAAGCTTACAATCTTATTCAAAAAAATATAATGGAAATTAAAGAGAAATATGGTTCAGATTCTTTTGGAGGACTAACTTCAGCAAGATGCACAAATGAGGATAATTATATTTTTCAAAAGCTTTTTAGAGCAGTAATTGGAACAAATAATGTTGACCATTGCGCTCGTCTTTGACACAGTTCAACGGTTGCCGGGTTAGCAACTACGTTGGGAAGTGGAGCTATGACTAATAGTATAGAAGAAGTTGTAGACTCAAAAGTTATCTTTATAATAGGGTCAAATCCTAGAGAGAATCACCCTGTTATAGGATCTAAAATAAAAACAGCTAAATTAAATGGCGCAAAAGTGATTGTTGCCGATCCAAGAATGATCGATTTAGCTGATGACGCAGATGTATTTCTGCAATTAAATTTAGGAACAAATATTGCTCTTGTTAATGGAATGATTCATATAATAATAAAAGAGAATTTGTATAATAAGGAATATGTAAAGAAAAATACAGAAAATTTCGATGAATTAGTAAAATTAGTAGAAAAATATACACCAGAATATGTAAGTAATATATGTGGAGTACCTAAAGAGTTAATAGAGAAAGCTGCGAGAATTTATTCAAGTGATGTAGCATCAATTTTTTATGCTATGGGAATAACTCAACATAAAGCAGGGACTAATGGAGTAATGAGCCTATCTAATTTAGCTTTATTATGTGGAAATATAGGGATTAAATTTGGTGGAATCAATCCTTTAAGAGGTCAAAATAATGTCCAAGGTTCTTGTGACATGGGAGGCCTTCCAGATTCATATCCAGGATATCAAAAAGTTTATAACCCAGAAGTAAAAACTAAATTTGAAAAAGAATGGGGAGTTAAATTAAATGATAAAATTGGATATACTATTCCAGAGATGATGCATAGAGCTTCGCATCATCAATTAAAATGTTTATATATAATGGGAGAAAATCCAATGGTTTCAGATCCGGATATAAATCATATAAAACATGCTTTAGAGTCTTTGGATTTTTTAATTGTTCAAGATATATTTATGACTGAAACAGCTCAATTAGCAGATGTTGTATTACCAGCACTATCTTTTGCTGAAAAAGATGGAACATTTACTAATACTGAAAGAAGGATACAAAGAGTTAGAAAAGTTGTAGATAGGGAAGGTGTAGAACCTGATTGGAAAATTATAAATAATATAATGAATGTTTTAGGATATGAAAAAGTTTATAAATCTGCAGAAGAGATAACAAATGAGATAGCAAAAGTAACTCCTCAATATAAAGGACTAAATTATAAAATAATTGACAAAATAGGAGTACCTTGGCCTATAGGAGAAAATAAAAAAGGAACATCGATATTGCACATGAATGCTCCAATGAGAGGAAAGGGATTGTTTATTCCTTCAGAACAAGAACTTTTAGGAGAGAATCAATGTAGTCAGTACCCGTATTTATTAACAAATGGTAGAAATTTATATCACTACCATACAAGGACAATGACTGGAAAAGTAGATGGATTAAACGAAAAATCTCCAGATTCATATATAGAGATACATCCACAAACAATGAGAAAGCTAAATATAACAAGCGGAGAAATAATAAAGGTTATATCTAGAAGAGGAGAAATTTTAACGAGAGTATCTCCTAATGAGGGAATATTAGAAGAACTATTCTTTATGCCTTTTCATTTTGCAGAAGGAGCTTGTAACGTATTAACTGGAGCAGATCGTATAGATGAAAAATGTGGAATTCCAGAATTAAAAGTAACAGCAGTAAGAATAGAGAAGTTAATTTAG